The following coding sequences lie in one Candidatus Binatia bacterium genomic window:
- a CDS encoding LLM class flavin-dependent oxidoreductase, translating into MTTDAASQGTTTRDAQGLPRLGLVLAFWERSGGKDPWAQACETVRAADRLGYDSVWLTESWNRDPITLLTHLAGQTSRIGLGFGVLNVFSRSPAVLANTAATLDELSGGRVMLGLGASTPNVVAGWHGLKFDKPLQRVRETIEICRLIWRRERVHYKGRIFSLEGVRLGYQPLRERIPILLASLRPKSIELCGELADGWIPTIYPLDGIAAGRARIAAGAARAGRAPEDVEVRPGATVLVTDDPSQAAQMGRFAASIYIGPPNSPYAATAAELGYAEDVERVTSVYRSGDHAGAIAAVSDRLATAFTVAGTLEQVRDRLRALRAAGADAVNVSLPSYAPEVAVPVLEKLIA; encoded by the coding sequence ATGACGACGGACGCTGCATCGCAGGGCACGACGACGCGCGACGCGCAGGGCCTGCCGCGTCTCGGCCTCGTGCTCGCGTTCTGGGAGCGCTCGGGCGGCAAGGACCCATGGGCGCAGGCCTGCGAGACCGTCCGCGCCGCGGACCGCCTCGGCTACGACAGCGTGTGGCTCACCGAGAGCTGGAACCGCGACCCGATCACGCTGCTCACGCACCTCGCCGGGCAGACCTCGCGCATCGGGCTCGGCTTCGGCGTGCTGAACGTCTTCAGCCGCTCGCCCGCGGTGCTGGCGAACACCGCCGCGACGCTGGACGAGCTGTCCGGCGGGCGCGTGATGCTCGGGCTCGGCGCGAGCACGCCGAACGTCGTCGCGGGCTGGCACGGGCTCAAGTTCGACAAGCCGCTCCAGCGCGTGCGCGAGACGATCGAGATCTGCCGGCTCATCTGGCGTCGCGAGCGCGTCCATTACAAGGGCCGCATCTTCTCGCTCGAAGGCGTGCGGCTCGGCTATCAGCCGCTGCGCGAGCGCATCCCGATCCTGCTCGCGTCGCTACGACCGAAGAGCATCGAGCTCTGCGGCGAGCTCGCCGACGGCTGGATCCCGACGATCTATCCGCTCGACGGCATCGCCGCGGGACGCGCACGGATCGCCGCCGGCGCCGCGCGCGCCGGTCGCGCACCGGAGGACGTCGAGGTGCGTCCCGGCGCGACGGTGCTGGTCACGGACGATCCGTCGCAGGCGGCGCAGATGGGACGCTTCGCCGCCAGCATCTACATCGGCCCGCCGAACAGCCCCTACGCGGCGACGGCGGCCGAGCTCGGCTACGCGGAGGACGTCGAGCGCGTGACGAGCGTCTACCGCTCGGGCGACCACGCGGGCGCGATCGCGGCGGTGAGCGACCGGCTCGCCACCGCCTTCACCGTGGCGGGCACGCTCGAGCAGGTCCGCGACCGACTGCGCGCGCTGCGCGCGGCCGGCGCGGATGCGGTCAACGTCTCGCTGCCGTCGTACGCGCCGGAAGTCGCGGTGCCGGTCCTCGAGAAGCTGATCGCCTGA
- a CDS encoding DUF1428 domain-containing protein, with translation MAYVDGFVAAVPTANREKYREHAAKAALVFKEHGALKVVECWGDDVPEGKLTSFPMAVKCQPDETVVFSWIVWPSRAVRDAGMKKVMDDPRLAPDVNPMPYDGRRLIYGGFETIVDV, from the coding sequence ATGGCCTACGTCGATGGATTCGTCGCCGCGGTTCCGACGGCAAACCGCGAGAAGTACCGCGAGCACGCCGCGAAGGCGGCCCTGGTGTTCAAGGAGCACGGCGCGCTGAAGGTCGTCGAGTGCTGGGGCGACGACGTGCCGGAGGGCAAGCTCACGTCCTTCCCGATGGCGGTGAAGTGCCAGCCGGACGAGACCGTCGTGTTCTCCTGGATCGTCTGGCCGTCGCGCGCCGTGCGCGACGCAGGGATGAAGAAGGTCATGGACGACCCGCGCCTCGCGCCCGACGTCAACCCGATGCCGTACGACGGCCGGCGGCTGATCTACGGCGGCTTCGAGACCATCGTCGACGTGTGA
- a CDS encoding sulfate/molybdate ABC transporter ATP-binding protein: MSITAKNITKRFGDFVALDNVTVEVPGGSLVAILGPSGSGKSTLLRIIAGLEVPDSGTVHYEDDDVTASHVRERNVGFVFQHYALFRHMNVFENIAFGLRVRRWPKKKIEQRVNELIRLVQLEGLGRSLPSQLSGGQRQRVALARALAPSPKVLLLDEPFGALDAKVRTELRQWLRRLHEEIHVTSLFVTHDQEEAFEVADQVVIMNHGKIEQVGTPGEIFEHPANPFVMDFLGDVNVFHGRIEGGRIKVGDFEVGSPDSTAEDGASATAFVRSHELEISRTWNGRSSTIKGEVVQVNPARGVVKVRVIAQDFGLALNVDVGWERFAELRLSVGDHVYVSPRRVRVFVQDYAI; encoded by the coding sequence ATGAGCATCACGGCCAAGAACATCACCAAGCGCTTCGGTGACTTCGTCGCGCTCGACAACGTGACCGTCGAGGTGCCGGGCGGCTCCCTGGTCGCCATCCTCGGGCCGTCGGGCTCGGGCAAGTCGACGCTCCTGCGCATCATCGCGGGGCTCGAGGTGCCCGATTCGGGAACCGTGCACTACGAGGACGACGACGTCACCGCGTCGCACGTGCGCGAGCGCAACGTCGGCTTCGTCTTCCAGCACTACGCGCTGTTCCGGCACATGAACGTGTTCGAGAACATCGCGTTCGGTCTGCGCGTGCGGCGCTGGCCGAAGAAGAAGATCGAGCAGCGGGTGAACGAGCTCATCCGGCTCGTGCAGCTCGAGGGCCTGGGAAGATCCCTCCCTTCCCAGCTCTCGGGGGGGCAGCGCCAGCGTGTGGCGCTGGCGCGAGCGCTGGCGCCGTCCCCCAAAGTTCTTTTGCTCGACGAGCCGTTCGGTGCGCTCGACGCGAAGGTCCGCACCGAGCTGCGTCAGTGGCTGCGTCGGCTGCACGAGGAGATCCACGTGACGAGCCTGTTCGTCACGCACGACCAGGAAGAGGCGTTCGAGGTCGCCGACCAGGTCGTGATCATGAACCACGGCAAGATCGAGCAGGTCGGCACGCCGGGCGAGATCTTCGAGCACCCGGCGAACCCGTTCGTCATGGACTTCCTCGGCGACGTGAACGTCTTCCACGGCCGCATCGAGGGCGGGCGGATCAAGGTCGGCGACTTCGAGGTCGGCTCGCCCGACTCGACGGCCGAGGACGGAGCGTCGGCGACGGCGTTCGTCCGCTCGCACGAGCTCGAGATCTCGCGCACCTGGAACGGTCGCAGCTCGACGATCAAGGGCGAGGTCGTGCAGGTCAATCCTGCGCGCGGCGTCGTCAAGGTGCGGGTGATCGCGCAGGACTTCGGTCTCGCGCTCAACGTCGACGTCGGCTGGGAGCGCTTCGCGGAGCTGCGCCTCAGCGTTGGTGATCACGTCTATGTCTCGCCGCGCCGCGTGCGCGTGTTCGTTCAAGACTACGCCATTTGA
- a CDS encoding YezD family protein, protein MGTTVQAAPDKARIEQATDDALQRIRAALQGLRYGAVTALVQDGVVVLVERTEKVRLSHRERSS, encoded by the coding sequence ATGGGGACGACGGTTCAGGCTGCGCCGGACAAGGCGCGCATCGAGCAGGCGACCGACGACGCTTTGCAGCGCATCAGGGCCGCCCTGCAGGGGCTTCGCTACGGCGCCGTGACGGCGCTCGTGCAGGACGGCGTGGTGGTCCTCGTCGAGAGGACCGAGAAGGTGCGGCTGTCGCACCGCGAGCGATCGTCGTAG
- a CDS encoding sulfate ABC transporter substrate-binding protein, with product MRRKKEFRLNVFKFIVAVVGAFGFAYAAAAETKDLLNVSYDPTRELWREINAAFIPHYKEKTGTDLSIKMSHGGSGSQARAVIDGLDADVVTLAIASDVDAIAKAGLIAPDWRTRLPNNASAYNSTIVFVVRKGNPKGIKDWPDLIKEGVQVITPNPKTSGNGQLSLWAAWGSVTQRGGTEEEAAKFVTELYKHVPVLDAGARGSTTTFVQKKIGDVHLTWENEAHLEVKEAGGEVEIVYPPISILADPPLAWVDANVKRKGTEEVAKAYLEFLYTPQAQEIIGKHFYRPTDPAILAQFKSTLPPIELFPITAIAESWSDAKEKFFADGKIFDQIYKPK from the coding sequence ATGCGCAGGAAGAAGGAATTCAGGCTCAACGTTTTCAAGTTCATCGTCGCCGTGGTCGGCGCCTTCGGCTTTGCCTACGCGGCGGCCGCCGAGACCAAGGACCTGCTCAACGTGTCGTACGACCCGACGCGTGAGCTGTGGCGCGAGATCAACGCCGCGTTCATTCCGCACTACAAGGAGAAGACCGGCACCGATCTGTCGATCAAGATGTCGCACGGCGGCTCGGGCTCGCAGGCCCGCGCGGTCATCGACGGCCTCGACGCCGACGTCGTGACCCTCGCGATCGCGTCCGACGTGGATGCGATCGCCAAGGCCGGGCTGATCGCGCCCGACTGGAGGACGCGCCTGCCGAACAACGCCAGCGCCTACAACAGCACGATCGTCTTCGTCGTCCGCAAGGGGAACCCGAAGGGGATCAAGGACTGGCCGGATCTGATCAAGGAAGGCGTTCAGGTGATCACGCCGAACCCGAAGACCTCCGGCAACGGCCAGCTCTCGCTGTGGGCCGCGTGGGGCTCGGTCACCCAGCGTGGCGGCACGGAAGAGGAGGCGGCGAAGTTCGTCACCGAGCTCTACAAGCACGTGCCGGTGCTCGACGCGGGCGCGCGCGGCTCGACGACGACCTTCGTGCAGAAGAAGATCGGTGACGTCCACCTCACCTGGGAGAACGAGGCGCACCTCGAGGTGAAGGAGGCCGGCGGCGAGGTCGAGATCGTCTATCCGCCGATCAGCATCCTCGCCGATCCGCCGCTCGCGTGGGTCGACGCCAACGTCAAGCGCAAGGGCACCGAGGAGGTCGCCAAGGCGTACCTCGAGTTCCTCTACACGCCCCAGGCGCAGGAGATCATCGGCAAGCACTTCTACCGTCCGACCGACCCGGCGATCCTCGCGCAGTTCAAGTCCACGCTGCCGCCGATCGAGCTCTTCCCGATCACGGCGATCGCCGAGAGCTGGTCGGATGCGAAGGAGAAGTTCTTCGCCGACGGCAAGATCTTCGATCAGATCTACAAGCCGAAGTGA
- the cysW gene encoding sulfate ABC transporter permease subunit CysW, translated as MSEPIGGKSRRGAEDPAIVRWTMIGVAFLIMTVLVLVPLINVFYEAFAQGFDVYWANLFEDEDTISAITLTLKVAPVAVVLNLIFGLAAAWAIARFKFPGRSLLTALIDLPFAVSPVVAGLLFVLLFGLQGFLGPWLREEGIKIIFAYPGLVIATTFVTFPIIARELIPLMEATGADEEIAAVSLGAKARHLFWRVTLPNVKWGILYGLILCNARAMGEFGAVAVVSGRITGQTDTMPLRVEKLFQEYNLPGAFAVASVLTLLALVTLVIKVTLEWRTRREIEEATRLRTAGGEA; from the coding sequence ATGTCTGAGCCAATCGGAGGAAAGTCTCGACGCGGCGCCGAGGATCCCGCGATCGTCCGCTGGACGATGATCGGGGTCGCGTTCCTGATCATGACGGTCCTCGTCCTCGTGCCGTTGATCAACGTCTTCTACGAGGCGTTCGCGCAGGGCTTCGACGTCTACTGGGCGAACCTGTTCGAGGACGAGGACACGATCTCCGCGATCACGCTGACCTTGAAGGTCGCGCCGGTCGCCGTGGTGCTCAACCTGATCTTCGGGCTCGCGGCGGCGTGGGCCATCGCGCGCTTCAAGTTTCCGGGGCGCTCGTTGCTGACCGCGCTGATCGACCTGCCGTTCGCGGTGTCGCCGGTCGTCGCAGGTCTCCTCTTCGTGCTGCTCTTCGGTCTGCAGGGCTTCCTCGGGCCGTGGCTGCGCGAGGAGGGAATCAAGATCATCTTCGCCTATCCCGGCCTGGTGATCGCGACGACCTTCGTCACCTTCCCGATCATCGCGCGCGAGCTCATCCCGCTCATGGAGGCGACCGGGGCGGACGAGGAGATCGCGGCGGTGAGCCTCGGGGCGAAGGCGCGGCACCTCTTCTGGAGGGTCACGCTGCCCAACGTCAAGTGGGGAATTCTCTACGGCCTCATCCTGTGCAACGCACGCGCGATGGGTGAATTCGGCGCGGTGGCGGTGGTGTCGGGCCGCATCACGGGTCAGACCGACACGATGCCGCTGCGGGTCGAGAAGCTGTTCCAGGAGTACAACCTGCCGGGCGCGTTTGCGGTCGCGTCCGTGCTGACGCTGCTCGCGCTGGTCACGCTGGTCATCAAGGTGACGCTCGAGTGGCGTACCCGTCGCGAGATCGAGGAAGCGACGCGCCTGCGCACTGCGGGCGGCGAGGCCTGA
- a CDS encoding porin gives MHRSIGKKTAAGLTLAALLLFQLTVPLTAAAQSRADLEQRIRDLERKLERLERLQGEGAAPAAVPAAAPAPAAGAQPIDEERVKAIAQDEIKKTKPLTGYKDGFFIESQDGNYKIKFRGLVQADARWFPNTSGDDGTSAFFLRRVRPTIEGTVFKYFDYKIMPDFGGSGSTSISPSLQDAYVDVKYFPYARFRAGKYKVPFSLERLQSGSNLLFVERSLAQNIPPNRDVGFMLHGDPFSNGVFYYELGLFNGSVDGGSVDGDFNSDKDFAGRFFIHPFATTESDALKSFGFGFAGTYGNNDDDPIDGTRIQTAGRATIYRIASGVTGDGIHSRLAPQFYYYWGPFGMMGEYYWSDQAAKGPREDGSTAKARFTNQGGFLQASYVLTGENASFKGVIPANPFDPVNGDWGAFEIAARGSWVDLGDEAFEAGFVNPETSVGSAVAYTAGVNWYWNPHFKVQLNYERTEFNRPIKIDNAVRSREDVLLARFQVAF, from the coding sequence ATGCACCGGTCGATCGGAAAGAAAACGGCGGCCGGCCTCACCCTGGCCGCCCTCCTCTTGTTTCAGCTCACAGTGCCATTGACGGCGGCCGCGCAGTCGCGCGCCGACCTCGAGCAGCGCATCCGAGACCTCGAGCGTAAGCTCGAGCGGCTCGAGCGGCTGCAGGGCGAGGGCGCGGCGCCGGCCGCCGTCCCGGCCGCGGCCCCAGCGCCGGCCGCCGGCGCGCAGCCCATCGACGAGGAGCGCGTCAAGGCGATCGCGCAGGACGAGATCAAGAAGACGAAGCCGCTCACCGGATACAAGGACGGCTTCTTCATCGAGTCGCAGGACGGCAACTACAAGATCAAGTTTCGCGGTCTAGTCCAGGCGGATGCGCGCTGGTTCCCGAACACCTCGGGTGACGACGGAACGAGCGCCTTCTTCCTGCGCCGCGTGCGTCCGACCATCGAGGGCACGGTCTTCAAGTACTTCGACTACAAGATCATGCCGGACTTCGGTGGCTCGGGCAGCACGAGCATCTCGCCGTCGCTGCAGGACGCCTACGTCGACGTCAAGTACTTCCCGTACGCACGCTTCCGCGCTGGTAAGTACAAGGTGCCGTTCAGCCTCGAGCGCTTGCAGTCGGGCTCGAACCTGCTGTTCGTCGAGCGCTCGCTCGCGCAGAACATCCCGCCGAACCGTGACGTCGGCTTCATGCTGCACGGCGATCCGTTCTCGAACGGAGTGTTCTACTACGAGCTCGGCCTCTTCAATGGCTCGGTCGACGGCGGCTCGGTCGACGGCGACTTCAACTCCGACAAGGACTTCGCGGGCCGCTTCTTCATCCATCCGTTCGCGACGACCGAGTCGGACGCGCTGAAGAGCTTCGGCTTCGGCTTCGCCGGCACGTACGGCAACAACGACGACGATCCGATCGACGGCACGCGCATCCAGACCGCGGGCCGTGCGACGATCTACCGCATCGCCTCGGGCGTCACGGGCGACGGCATCCACAGCCGGCTTGCCCCGCAGTTCTACTACTACTGGGGACCGTTCGGGATGATGGGCGAGTACTACTGGTCCGACCAGGCCGCGAAGGGTCCGCGGGAGGACGGCAGCACGGCGAAGGCCCGCTTCACCAACCAGGGCGGCTTCCTGCAGGCGTCGTACGTGCTGACCGGCGAGAACGCGTCCTTCAAGGGCGTCATCCCGGCCAACCCCTTCGACCCGGTCAACGGTGACTGGGGTGCGTTCGAGATCGCGGCCCGCGGCTCGTGGGTCGATCTCGGCGACGAGGCGTTCGAGGCCGGCTTCGTGAACCCCGAGACCTCGGTCGGCAGCGCGGTCGCGTACACCGCTGGTGTCAACTGGTACTGGAACCCCCACTTCAAGGTGCAGCTCAACTACGAGCGCACCGAATTCAACCGCCCGATCAAGATCGACAACGCCGTTCGCAGCCGCGAGGACGTGCTGCTGGCGCGCTTCCAAGTCGCCTTCTGA
- a CDS encoding S8 family serine peptidase, with translation MLDTGVDGSHPALAGKIVREACFSGNGNCPNGATQQIGPGPGVACTYAGDCKHGTHVAGIAASRSGVARRANIIAIQVFSRFTGPICEGFGDPCALTYTSDQIAALEHVFELRNKHRIAVVNMSLGGGSYSSQAACDADNVARKAAIDNLRAAGIATVAASGNAGYAHLIDEPACISSAFSVGSVTKSDQVSVFTNSASFLDFLAPGTSIRSTVPGGGFKVLSGTSMATPHVAGAFAILSQRLGRADVDRVADALPRPVWASSTRSTVSPSRASPSTPARVARASTGRRGARSCSASPDRARDGRASRHARGRVRRLIRSTRRSRGSLPTISVKDFASARAARSCPRERS, from the coding sequence GTGCTCGACACCGGCGTCGACGGAAGCCATCCCGCGCTCGCCGGCAAGATCGTGCGCGAAGCCTGCTTCTCCGGCAACGGGAACTGTCCGAACGGCGCCACCCAGCAGATCGGTCCTGGGCCCGGCGTTGCGTGCACCTACGCGGGAGACTGTAAGCACGGCACGCACGTCGCCGGAATCGCGGCGTCGCGCTCCGGCGTGGCGCGCAGAGCGAACATCATCGCGATCCAGGTGTTCTCGCGCTTCACGGGCCCGATCTGCGAGGGCTTCGGCGATCCCTGCGCCTTGACCTACACCTCCGACCAGATCGCCGCGCTCGAGCACGTCTTCGAGCTGCGCAACAAGCATCGCATCGCGGTCGTGAACATGAGCCTCGGTGGCGGGAGCTACTCCTCGCAAGCGGCGTGCGACGCCGACAACGTGGCCCGCAAGGCGGCGATCGACAACCTCCGCGCGGCGGGAATCGCGACGGTCGCGGCTTCGGGCAATGCCGGCTACGCCCACTTGATCGACGAGCCCGCCTGCATCAGCTCCGCGTTCTCCGTCGGGTCCGTGACCAAGAGCGACCAGGTGTCGGTCTTCACGAACTCGGCTTCGTTCCTCGACTTCCTCGCACCCGGCACGTCGATCCGGTCCACCGTTCCCGGAGGCGGGTTCAAGGTCCTGTCCGGAACCTCGATGGCGACACCGCACGTCGCGGGCGCATTCGCCATCCTCAGCCAGCGCCTCGGGCGCGCCGACGTCGACAGGGTCGCCGACGCGCTGCCACGACCGGTGTGGGCGTCCTCGACCCGCTCAACGGTCTCACCAAGCCGCGCATCGCCGTCGACACCTGCCAGGGTGGCGCGGGCGTCGACCGGGCGAAGAGGTGCGAGGTCGTGCAGTGCGTCCCCTGACCGTGCACGCGACGGGCGCGCTTCTCGACACGCACGAGGGCGCGTCCGTCGCCTGATCCGCAGCACCCGTCGGTCCCGCGGGTCGCTGCCCACGATCTCCGTCAAGGACTTCGCGAGCGCTCGCGCGGCAAGAAGTTGCCCGCGCGAGCGCTCGTGA
- the cysT gene encoding sulfate ABC transporter permease subunit CysT — MLDINRRILPGFGLSLGYTLLYINLLVLIPIVGIVIKSAELSWDQFVEAVWNERAVAAYKLTMGASFAAGLINLVIGLLIAWVLVRYEFPGKKLFDALVDLPFALPTAVAGLVYSSLYVPNGWFGRFLVPLGFHGAYSRTAVVLVLTFVSFPFVVRTVQPVIQDLDADVEEAAACLGANRLQTFLRVIFPTILPALITGFALAFARAIGEYGSVIFVSGNMPYQTEIAPVVVVSNLEAFKYGDAAAVAVVLLAMSFSALFAINLLERWSRRRYV; from the coding sequence ATGCTCGACATCAATCGCAGGATCCTGCCCGGCTTCGGTCTCTCGCTGGGCTACACCCTGCTCTACATCAACCTGCTGGTCCTGATCCCGATCGTCGGGATCGTCATCAAGTCGGCGGAGCTCTCGTGGGACCAGTTCGTCGAGGCCGTGTGGAACGAGCGCGCGGTCGCGGCGTACAAGCTCACGATGGGCGCGTCCTTCGCGGCCGGCCTGATCAATCTGGTGATCGGGCTGCTGATCGCGTGGGTGCTCGTCCGCTACGAGTTCCCCGGCAAGAAGCTGTTCGACGCGCTGGTCGACCTGCCGTTCGCGCTGCCGACCGCGGTCGCAGGGCTCGTGTACTCGAGCCTGTACGTGCCGAACGGGTGGTTCGGGCGGTTTCTCGTGCCGCTCGGCTTCCACGGCGCGTACTCGCGGACGGCGGTCGTCCTGGTCTTGACGTTCGTCAGCTTCCCGTTCGTCGTCCGAACGGTCCAGCCGGTGATCCAGGACCTCGACGCCGACGTCGAGGAAGCCGCGGCCTGCCTCGGCGCGAACCGTCTCCAGACCTTTCTGCGGGTGATCTTCCCGACCATCCTGCCGGCGCTGATCACGGGCTTCGCGCTCGCGTTCGCCCGGGCGATCGGGGAGTACGGTTCGGTGATCTTCGTCTCCGGCAACATGCCGTACCAGACGGAGATCGCGCCGGTGGTCGTCGTCTCGAATCTCGAAGCGTTCAAGTACGGCGACGCCGCCGCCGTGGCCGTCGTGCTCCTGGCGATGTCGTTCAGCGCGCTCTTCGCGATCAACCTGCTCGAGCGCTGGAGCCGGAGGCGGTATGTCTGA